Below is a window of Chryseobacterium arthrosphaerae DNA.
TAGGTACCCAAGAAGGTACTGACTTATGGTTAATCGCCCTAAACGAAAGAGGTGATGAGCAGTGGCAAAAATCCTACAACTTCAAAAACCGGGATGTATTAATGGGAATGAGTGTGATTACAAAGACCCAGGAATCAAGAACCAAGAGCCAAGATGTTACAACAGGAATATTGCTGGGTGGCTACACTCAGGCTGAAGGCAGGATAGAAAAAGATGATGAAACCTTCTGGATGCTGTATCTGGATCAGAATGGCAATGAGCAGTGGCGAAAACATGTGGCAGGAGAATCAAGACAGAGAGAAGAAAGACTTTCAGATTTGAAACTGAACCGGGATGGTTCTATAATCCTGGCCGGGACCAGTGCCCAAGAACTGGGGAAAGAAAACTGGAAGATTGTGAAGCTGGGAGACAAGCAGGTCAGCCAATTGATCGAAAAACAGGATATCAAGATTTATCCGAACCCCGTATCTGATTATGCTTATGTAGAAATCGGCTTTGATTTCAAAGAAGCTGAAATTCTGTTGTATGATATGAGCGGAAGGCAGCTTCAGAGTCTGAAGACAAAGAATAATGTGACCAAGATTAATACACAAGCTTTGGTACAGGGCGCTTATCTGGTGACTATCAAAACGGATAATAATAAAACAGCGAATTCAAAACTAATAAAGAAATAAAACTATGAGTATCAAAAAAATAGGCTGGGCAGTCATTCTTCTTTCAGCCGGCTTATCAGCACAAATATCAGGTCCCTTTGCCAATAATACAATGTTTCTTTCTCCGGAAGTAAGTGCATTTCAAAAATATAATTTACACGATATTAATCTTTATACAGGGAAAATAAATCTTACCATCCCAATCTATGAGATAAAAACCGGGAATATTTCTATCCCGGTAGCAATTTCTTATAATTCAGGGGGAATCAAGATAGACGATATTGCATCCAATGTAGGGCTTGGCTGGAGTCTGAGTGCAGGTGGCAGTACCATACGAACCATCAAGGATATGGAAGATAATAATATCATTAATTCTATGGGAAACGGGGGAAGAGTAATAGCAGAGCTGGGATATTTAGCTTCACCTACTGACGTTCTTCCTCCTAATTCTACCCAAAATGAGATCTACACAAGTTCAGCAAAAATAGATGCATCTCCGGATTTATTTACTGCTATTGCCCCGGGGATTAGTGCCAAATTTTACCTCTCCAATCTGAACCGAGGTAATCCTCATGATTTTGAAAATAATGTAAGTACATACCATATCAACTTTATTGATGGAAGCGCAGCAAAAGGGAACACTGTAACCAAAAAACGCTTGACAAATATTCTACCTGCCAATGGTTTTACCAAAAGCGAAGTACTCGGGATTTTTGAAAATACACAACTTCCCTGGGGAACTTTCCCTATGGATTATGAAAAATTTGAATTAACCAATGCACAAGGTACAAAATACACATTTGATTCACCGGACGTGTATGAAACGGTTCCCAGTTATATTTCTTCATCTGACCTTGTAAGAATGACTGAGGGACCTGACGGGATCAGTCTTATTAAAAAAAACTTTGCTCTTGTAAAAGCAAAGGCTATGGGGCAGTACAAAGAAAGGGTAAGTGCCTGGAATTTAACTAAAATTGAAGATCCTACTTCAAACAGAAATGTTCTTTTCACCTATCAGAAATATAACAAACCTGACATTATGAAAATGAGAACAAGTGTCAATACTGTTCTTATGGATGATGCTCCTCCATTTGGCGGCTCAAGTTCAAGTACATCTCAGCTTTGTGGTTATGGTTTTGTTCAGAATTATTTGGTTCCGCGGGATGGAATCGTTTTACCGGATGAGTGTTTGGTAAAAAATTCTTTTATGTATTCCAAATATCCTCAGACCAACAGGATTGAACAGATACAATGGGACAACGGAAGTGTAAAATTTCATTATGACCTGAATAGACAGGATGCAGTGAATGAAAAAGCACTTACTAAAATCGAAGTTATTGTAAATAATAAACTCATCAATACTTATATTTTCAATTACTCTTACTTTACATCCAAAGAAAATTGCGATGGCTGGGAATGTAAAAGGCTGAAACTGGATAATATTGACATCATGGGAGCTGAAGAAACCCAGGCAAAAAGATATTACACATTTGAGTATGATTATACACATCCACTTCCTAAAGTCAATTCATTACAACAGGATTTTTTAGGATATTACAATAATCATGGTGTTGAGCTTCCGCCAATTGACATGCATATCCATCCACAAATACAAAAAAGTCCGACCCTGTATTTTGAGAGAGGTAAGCAAGAGTATTCAATAACTCCATTTTCCGGAGGGCAAACCATTCCCGGGGATTATTCTTTAGAAGCCAATGAATATTCACTGACGGGATTATTAAAAAAAGTCATTAACCCGCTGGGTGGATTTACTGAATTCGAATATGAAAATCATGATTTCAAACATTCAATCCTTGGGAAACAGAAAGCAGGAGGTGCGAGAATCAAGACTCAGATTATCAATGACGGGATAAAAGAGCGTCATATTTATTATGAATATAAAGATAAATATGGAAATTCTTCAGGAAATCTGGCCGGAATGCCTGTCTATGGATTTCCAATAGGCTATGATCCCGGCAAGGGACTATTTAATCCTAATACCTCATTCGCTGTATATTCCAGCAGCAAGGGAAATATAGAACTAACTGACAATTCTTATATAGGATATACCAGAGTAGTTGTGAAAGAGGAAGGAAAAGGATTCAAAGAAAATATATTTTCTTACCATGAGTATGAAAAACCAGTCAGAACAAATGGAAATCCTGGAGACCGTTGTGGAACTTACCTGCACAACAGCAGTGCATTTGGAAATATCAATCCAATCAACCGGGATATTCTGAACGGTAAAATTCTTGAAGAAAAGACATTCAACGAGGAAGGAAATCTGATTAAAGAGTCTTTATATAACTATAAAAATGATATTTTCCAGGAAATCACAATTCCTTTTCAAAATAACATCTTTCACCCTGTAGGAGGACCAGCTATCTTTGACAACTCCTTTGAGCCAAGACTTTCCAGTACTACAACTTTTAAATATAACAATAAGCTAAGAATAGAGAGAAATGTATTGGTTGAAAGAGTAGATAAAGAATATTTCGGAAATACTGTTTTAGAAACAAAAAACAATATTACCTATGATGACATCTTCCCGTTTATTAAAAAAAACAAGGTAACCTATTCAGATACAAGCTCTAAGGAGACCATACACACTTATCCTTTCGAAGTAAATAATCAACTGTTGATCAAAGCCAATATGCTAAGCACGCCATTAATAACAGTGAATTACCTGAATAAAAATGGTGTGACGAAAAAGATTTCACACAAGGAAAATATTTTTAATAAAAATGCCGGTACGTCTAATTTAATTTTACCTACAAGTACCACCAGTTACAATTTAGACAATCTGCCACGTACAGATATCAGTTATGACAAGTATGATGATAAAGGTAATCTATTACAGTACACCACAGCCGATAACATTTCATCTGTTATCATATGGGGTTACAAACAATCTTTACCTCTGGTCAAAATAGATGGAGCAACTTATCAACAGGTGATGCAGAAGTTCGGACTTGATGCCGGCAGCAATCAGTCATACCTTGATCTTGATATCGTTAAAAAATCCGATCTGGATGTAGATGTTTCTTCAGAAGAAAATTTAAAAACTGCGCTTAAAAACTTCCGTACAGTATTAAAACAGCCCGACAGCCAGATAGCTACCTATACTCATAATCCTGGAATTGGTATTACCAGCATTTCCAAACAAAATAATATGGAGGAAAAGTATAAGTATACTAAAGACAATAAGCTATGGCAGATCATTGGTAATGATGAAAAACTGCAAAAAGAGTTTGAATATAACAGTACTCCTCAGCGTCCACAGACGATTTTTTACAACAGAAAGCAGGAAAAAAATTTCACAAGAAATAATTGTCCGGTTGGATATTATCCGGGAGATTACAATTATATAGTTCCTGCAAGAAGCTTTTCCTCTTCTATCAGTTTAGCACATGCTAATCAACTCGCCTTAAACGACATACAGTCTAACGGGCAGAATAAAGCCAATATGATAGCTACCTGCCAGTTGATGGCTTGTTCATTTGAACCCAACAGCAGCTTCCATCAGGTCAGCGCATTGGTTCAAAAGGTGTCAGATACTAAGGTAAAAGCAAGAATTACCATCCCTGTTGCGGCTAATAGCGGTCTCACCTGGCAGCACGGACAAGAGAGCCTGGGGCAGATTGTAGGAAAAATCGGAGGCTCTTGTAAGCTCTTGACAATGTCAAATGTTCTGGGTGTAAGTGAAAATGGAAGATTCTGGGCCGTTGTGCTAGCAAAAAACGGATCCGTTTTTATCAATCTAAAGAGTGGCACTGTCAATCCTTCTGATATCATCAATTTGGATTTTCAATATGATATTAACGATCAAAACGCACTTTAAAAACTAATCGCATCAATTACCTCAACTAAAGGAACATGAAAAAAATTATCATCCCTATCAGTGCCTTGTTTATAACAGGTACTATACATGCACAGCTTACACAGGGAGAAAACTATATTAAAACAAAAACATATCTGGATTATAATACCGGCGGACAGGCTACTAAAACAGCAGAAACAGTTCAATATTTTGATGGACTGGGAAGACCCAAGCAAACGGTTGGAATAAAAGCTTCCCCATCAGGAAAAGATGTTGTCACCCCTATTGAGTATGATGAATTCGGGAGACAGGTAAAAGATTACCTTCCTATTCCTCAGGGAGGAACTTTAAACGGGGGCATTATTCCGAATCCTCAGGCTAATGCTTCATCCGTATATGGAGCAGAAAAGATCTATTCAGAAAAAATACTGGAAAACTCGCCTTTAGACAGAATGCAGCAACAGATTCAGGTGGGAAATGACTGGAGCAACAAACCGATGAAGTTTGAGTATGCAGCCATAACAGATAATGATAAAGTAAGAAAGTTTAAAACAGTTACCAGCTGGGAAAACGGAGCCAGCCTATCAGTACTTTCAGAAAATGGGATATACTCAGATAATCAATTGTATAAAAATACAATTACTGACGAGGATGGAAATAAAACTATTGAATTCAAAAACGGCCTAGGACAGATTGTTTTGGTAAGAAAAACCCTATCCTCTGAATATGCTGATACCTACTATATTTACAATGAATATAACCAGCTTACGTTTGTTATTCCTCCTTTATTATCCAAAATTCAGAATTGGAGCGCTACAGACCAGGAGCATTTAGCTTATGAATATCGCTATGATTCCCTTAACCGTTTAGTAGAAAAAAAACTTCCGGGAAAAGGATGGGAACACATGGTGTATGATAAGGCAGACCGATTGATATTTACTCAGGATGCTGTAATGCGCCCAACAGGTAAATGGCTTTTCACAAAGTATGATAAGTTTGGCAGAGCTATTATAACAGGACTCGTTCCGGGTGGAAGCAGAGCCGAAATGCAAAATATGATTGGAAACATTATCATAACAGAAAGCAGGGATGCAACGGGGTTTAGTAAAAATGGAATGCAGATTCAATATTCCAATAATTATTTTCCGCATTTTGAAAAGATAATGACAGTGAGCTATTATGATACTTACCCGAATTATGACTTTAACCCGACATTTCCAACAAGTATTTTTGGCAAACCCGTTTTAAAAGATAATATTTTAACAAACGAAAAAAATACTCAGGGATTTCCTGTAATGGATCTTGTCAAGAATATTGAAAATGATAGCTGGTCTAAAAAATATACATATTATGATGAAAAAGGAAGAATAATCAGCACTCATTCCATCAATCATTTGGGAGGATATACCCAATCCAGCTATGAGCTTGACTTTGCAGGAACAGTTAAGCAAAGTCTGATAAAACATACCAGACTGAAGACTGGTCCTGAAAATACAATCAGAGAAGTATTTACCTATGATCATCAGAACAGGGTTCTTACGCACACCCATCAGCTAAATAATAGTGCCATTGAGTATCTTTCCCAGAATAAATACAATGAGCTTTCTCAATTAGAAAGTAAAAAAATAGGAGGAGCGAGTACAGATAGTCCTCTTCAACAGATAGATTACAAATACAATATCAGAGGTTGGATGACTCACATTAATGATCCGGCTAATCTCAATGGAAAGCTTTTTGGATATAGTATTAAATATCAGAATCCGGAATTTTCTACTTCAGGCTCTGCAAAGTTTAATGGTAATATTACAGAAATCGACTGGAAAACTGCTAATGACGGAATATTTAAAAGATACAATTATGAGTATGACAGTCTGAACAGACTATTAAAAGGCACCTATTCCGAACCGGGAAGCACACTTGTTCAGAATGGTTATTTCAATGAAGAAATGACCTATGACCTCAATGGGAACATCAGTACCTTGAAAAGATATACAAAACCTTCATCCGGAACTACAGCAGAGCTTATAGATAACCTTAAGTATCATTATCAGAATAACAATCTTAGTAATAAACTTGATTTGGTGACAGTAGCCAACGGAGCTCCCGATAACCCATCAGGATATTATGCACAGGGAAATAAAATGCTTTATGATGAGAATGGCAGTATTAAAGAAATGAAAGATAAAGGCAGGGGGAACATTGAGTATAATTTTTTAAATTTACCTAATCTATATGATGGTGAAGGATATGATTATGCCAAATATCTTTATACTGGAACAGGAATAAAAGTAAAGAAGACCGAATGGTTTGTTTTTGGTAATAAAACAACTGAAACAGATTATCTGGATGGATTTCAATACATCAATACGGCTTTAAGTTTTGTTCCTACTTCAGAAGGATATTATGATTTTGAAAAAGGTAAATATGTATATAATTATACAGATCACTTAGGAAATATCAGACTGAGCTATACAAAAAAAACAGGAAATTCAGGAATTGACATCATAGACGAGAATAATTATTACCCGTTAGGATATAAATACCATGGATATAATAATGTGAGTGACTATTCTTCCTACCGGTACGAGTACAATGGTAAAGAATATCAAAATTATGCAGCAGCATATGATTACGGAGCCAGATTTTATATGCCTGACTTAGGAAGATGGGGTGTTGTAGATCCACTAGCTGAAAAGATGAGAAGACATAGCCCTTATAACTATGCATTTAATAACCCTATAAATTTTATTGACCCTGACGGTAGAGAAGGTTTAGGCTGGGGTCTGAAAGACAATGTCTGGAGCTGGGATGCCAATTTAACGGCTCAAAACTATCAACAGGAGGGGTTTACAGAATTTAAAGAAGACGGAAGCGTAATTGATAATACTCCTATACAGGGACAGGAAGCAGGAAATACAGGCCAAACTTATTTGGGATTCAATGGCCAGGCATCTTATATGCCGGCTGACAGTAATGGATCGGCAGGACTTTTAGGATTATCAAACTGGTTTAGAGATGCTATTTCAGGAACAACATCTGCTATGGCTTCACAATTAGCAGGAGGATGGGACAGTAATTTTACGAGAAGTTTTACGGGCGATTTCCTGAATGTTGGGGTTGGTTTTTCAGGTATTGCTTTTGGAGGTGCAGGAACTAGCTGGGAATTAAACTGGGTATTGCATGGACCAGAAGCGAGCTTCTATCCAGCTATCACAACAACAACCTCAGTAGGAGGTGGTTATAATGTTGATGCAACATTTAATGTTGGTAATGTTAATTATACAGGGCCAGCCTCTGAAATTACAAGAAGTATGCTCGTAACAAATACTGCAAAAGGAGATATCCCTACAGCCTGGGGATCCGCTTCCCTATCAGCTGGTGGAAATATTGGAGTAACAGGAGCGGTAACTAAAATGAGTGATGGTAATTATTTAATTGGCGGTCAGGTGAATGTTGGCTTAGGACTTCCATTAGGTCCTGTTCCTTTTAATGGCTCCGGTGGTGTTTCAAATACTTACTTAATACATGATTTTAAATAAAAAATAATGAACAAAAAAATATTAATCTTAGCAGGAATTGCTATTATAGTAATACTTTATTTTTATTATGGTGGAAATTACATGGAAAATAAGGGAAGGGAATACTATAATCAATTTAATAAAAGTTCAATAAACGGTACAATCCTGGATTTAAATGAATATGCCAGAGGAGTAAAGTTACATTTAGATAATGGAGAAGTTATATTTTACCCTATTACAAGTGAACTTAATGAAAACAACATTTTCATTGCCACGGCTAAAAAGGGGGATAAAGTTATAAAAAGACCTTTTCAGGATACCATTACTCTAGTAAGACAAAATGGCGTTATGTTAAAATATACTTTTCAAAAGCCTAAATAGTTTGGTTCAGCTTAATACCAGTGCTTACACAAGCATTTACCGTATTTTCAGGTAACTACTTCAAACTCCCATATTCTTAATTGTAAGAGCATGGGAGTTTTTTTAAGTTTTAATTAAACAAATCTAATCGCAGCAAATACCAATAAATATACCTGCGTACTTTACTCCAATTCATATTTTTATTCCTGAAAAACAGAATCATCATGAATACGGAAAACCTCATAATTAAGACTTACGGGTTATTATTTTGATGAAGATATCATAATTATTTAAAGCTGATAATCCCTGATGTCCTTCTGATTTCTCTTCAGAAACAAAAAAAGACAGCACCACTGCTGTCTTTTACTATTTTTAAGATTACTTTATTAAGCCAGATCAAACCTGTCCAGATTCATCACCTTAGTCCATGCAGATACAAAGTCTTTTACAAATTTCCCTTGTGCATCGGCACTGCCATATACCTCAGCTACCACTCTCAGTTCAGAATTGGAACCGAAAACAAGATCAGCACGGGTAGCAGTCCATTTGGGCTGACCTGTTGTGCGATCACTTCCCATGTACAGTTCTTTATCTTCTGACATTGCTTTCCATTGGGTTCCCATATCAAGAAGGTTTACAAAGAAATCATTGGTAAGAGCTCCCGGGCGGCTGGTGAATACTCCATGTTTGGAACCGTCGAAATTGGTATCCAATGCACGCATTCCACCTACCAAAACCGTAAGTTCCGGTGCAGTAAGAGTCAATAGCTGAGCTTTATCAATCAGTAAAGATTCTGTAGATACTGTAAATCTTTTTTTCAGATAATTACGGAATCCGTCTGCAGCCGGCTCAAGATATCCCATAGACTCTATATCAGTCTGCTCCTGCGAAGCATCCATTCTTCCCGGCGCAAAAGGAACTTTCACTTCTTGGCCTGCATTTTTTGCTGCGGCTTCTACAGCTGCATTTCCTGCCAAAACAATCAGGTCTGCCAATGATATTTTTTTACTTCCGCCCTGAGTGCTGTTGAATTCCTGCTGAATGCCTTCCAGTACTCCCAGCACCTTTTGCAATTGTGGCGGGTTGTTTACTTCCCAGCTTCTTTGAGGTTCCAGTCTTATTCTGCTTCCGTTGGCTCCTCCTCTCTTATCACTGCCTCTGAAGGTAGAAGCTGAAGCCCAGGCTGTTGAAACCAATTCAGAAATGCCCAGTCCGGAATTCAGAACCTTCGCTTTCAGTGCATCAACGTCAGCCTCGTTCACCAGCTCATGATCCACTGCCGGAATCGGGTCCTGCCAAATCAATTCTTCCTGCGGAACATCCGGTCCGAGATAACGGGCACGGGGTCCCATATCCCTGTGGGTAAGTTTAAACCATGCTCTTGCAAAAGCATCTGCAAAGACATCAGGATTTTCGTAGAAATGTCTTGAAATTTTTTCGTAAACAGGATCCAGTCTCAGTGAAAGGTCTGTGGTAAGCATTGTAGGTTTATGTTTTTTTGAGGAATCAAAGGCGTCAGGAATGATTTCCGCTCCATCCTTTGCTACCCATTGATGGGCTCCGGCAGGGCTCTTGGTCAGTTCCCACTCGTTCTCAAAAAGATTTTTAAAGAAATAATTACTCCATTGCGTTGGAGTTTCTGTCCAGGTCACTTCCAATCCGCTGGAGATGGCATCTCTTCCGCTTCCTGATTTATAGCTGCTCGCCCATCCTAATCCCTGCTGTTCAATTCCAGCTCCTTCCGGTTCTTTGCCCACATGATCTGCAGGTCCTGCACCATGGGTTTTTCCAAAAGTATGTCCTCCGGCAATAAGGGCAACGGTTTCTTCATCGTTCATTGCCATACGTCCAAAAGTATCCCGGATATCTTTAGCTGCTGCAATAGGATCAGGATTTCCGTCCGGACCTTCAGGGTTTACATAGATTAATCCCATCTGTACTGCAGCAAGAGGATTTTCAAGATTTCTGGAATGAATATCACCATCTGCGTTATCATCTGTAGGAAGTACCGCTGCTTTCCCTTCTACTACCCCTTCTGAGCCATGAGCATACCTTATATCGCCTCCCAGCCATGTTTTTTCTGATCCCCAGTACACATCGGCATCCGGTTCCCAAACGTCTGCACGGCCGCCTGCAAATCCGAATGTTTTGAAGCCCATGGATTCAAGGGCAACATTTCCGGTAAGGATCAGAAGATCTGCCCAGGAAATATTTCTGCCGTACTTCTGTTTGATCGGCCACAATAATCTTCTTGCCTTATCAAGGCTTACGTTATCCGGCCAGCTGTTCAAAGGGGCAAAACGCTGTTGTCCTGCTCCTGCTCCTCCTCTTCCGTCTCCCACACGATAGGTACCGGCACTGTGCCATGCCATACGGATAAACAAAGGTCCGTAATGTCCGAAATCGGCCGGCCACCAGTCCTGCGAATCGGTCATCAATGCATGAAGGTCTCTTTTTACGGCTTCAAGATCAAGGCTTTCAAAAGCTTTGGCATAATCAAAATCTTTATCCATAGGATCAGACAGTGATGAATGCTGGCGCAGAAGATCTACTCTAAGCCGGTCAGGCCACCAATCCGAATTCTGTGTTCCTCCACCTGCAACGTTGTTCTTCTTCATTGTTCCGTTGTGAAACGGGCATTTGCTGATGTCATTCAAATCTTTTTCCATTGTCGTTTATTTTATTATTGATAATACAGTTTAAATTCTCTGTTGTAAGACTGTGACAAACCTACAACGTTTAGTCAATAAATACAATCTATTAATTTTTATTTCAACGATAGTTAAAAACTATAAACAAATATTTCCGACAGCATTAAGGCTAAGACATAATTGTGGTATTAAGTTAATCATTTTTCATATTAATTAAATCAAAAACAGCAATATACTCTCCTATTTAGAATAACTCAACGTAAGAAGATCTGCCATTGGAAGTTGCCCGTCTTTTGTAGTTTTATCCTAAAATAAAAAACAGCATTTACAGATCAATTCATTTTCCGTGTTTCTAACCTTATTCAATTTCAGTATTTTCTAAAAATAATTTACTTATCTTTATATAACATGAATTTATTCCTGCTATGAAAAAAATAATTGTTGTTCTGCTTGTTGCATTTGTCATCATCCAATTTTTCCCCATTGATAAGACTAACCCGGCTCCAACTCCCGGAATGGACTTTCTGAAGATTAAAGATACCCCGGAAAAAACGGCTAAGATCATCAGGACATCCTGCTATGACTGTCATTCCAATGAAACCATCTATCCATGGTATTCCAATATTTCTCCGGCATCATGGTGGGTAAAAAATCACATCAACGAAGGCAGAAAACATTTGAATTTCTCTACCTTTGCAGTATATGAACCTAAAAGACAGATTCATAAACTGGAAGAGTGCATAGAAATGGTGGAAAAAAAAGAAATGCCGCTTGAGTCTTATTATATAGGTCATCAGGACGCCAAACTCTCAGATGAGCAGCGTGCAGAACTTGTTCAATACTTTAAAAGGGTAAAAGAAGATACAGAAAGGAAGGTCAGACTTAATCAATAAATCATGGAAAGCTGGGAAAAAAAACATATCGTATTTTTTGATGGAGATTGCGGAGTCTGTAATTTCTGGGTTCAGTGGATCCTGGAAAGAGACAGGAAGGATCAGTTTATGTTTGCTTCATTACAGTCAGAA
It encodes the following:
- the katG gene encoding catalase/peroxidase HPI gives rise to the protein MEKDLNDISKCPFHNGTMKKNNVAGGGTQNSDWWPDRLRVDLLRQHSSLSDPMDKDFDYAKAFESLDLEAVKRDLHALMTDSQDWWPADFGHYGPLFIRMAWHSAGTYRVGDGRGGAGAGQQRFAPLNSWPDNVSLDKARRLLWPIKQKYGRNISWADLLILTGNVALESMGFKTFGFAGGRADVWEPDADVYWGSEKTWLGGDIRYAHGSEGVVEGKAAVLPTDDNADGDIHSRNLENPLAAVQMGLIYVNPEGPDGNPDPIAAAKDIRDTFGRMAMNDEETVALIAGGHTFGKTHGAGPADHVGKEPEGAGIEQQGLGWASSYKSGSGRDAISSGLEVTWTETPTQWSNYFFKNLFENEWELTKSPAGAHQWVAKDGAEIIPDAFDSSKKHKPTMLTTDLSLRLDPVYEKISRHFYENPDVFADAFARAWFKLTHRDMGPRARYLGPDVPQEELIWQDPIPAVDHELVNEADVDALKAKVLNSGLGISELVSTAWASASTFRGSDKRGGANGSRIRLEPQRSWEVNNPPQLQKVLGVLEGIQQEFNSTQGGSKKISLADLIVLAGNAAVEAAAKNAGQEVKVPFAPGRMDASQEQTDIESMGYLEPAADGFRNYLKKRFTVSTESLLIDKAQLLTLTAPELTVLVGGMRALDTNFDGSKHGVFTSRPGALTNDFFVNLLDMGTQWKAMSEDKELYMGSDRTTGQPKWTATRADLVFGSNSELRVVAEVYGSADAQGKFVKDFVSAWTKVMNLDRFDLA
- a CDS encoding heme-binding domain-containing protein, which translates into the protein MKKIIVVLLVAFVIIQFFPIDKTNPAPTPGMDFLKIKDTPEKTAKIIRTSCYDCHSNETIYPWYSNISPASWWVKNHINEGRKHLNFSTFAVYEPKRQIHKLEECIEMVEKKEMPLESYYIGHQDAKLSDEQRAELVQYFKRVKEDTERKVRLNQ
- a CDS encoding DUF6443 domain-containing protein, yielding MKKIIIPISALFITGTIHAQLTQGENYIKTKTYLDYNTGGQATKTAETVQYFDGLGRPKQTVGIKASPSGKDVVTPIEYDEFGRQVKDYLPIPQGGTLNGGIIPNPQANASSVYGAEKIYSEKILENSPLDRMQQQIQVGNDWSNKPMKFEYAAITDNDKVRKFKTVTSWENGASLSVLSENGIYSDNQLYKNTITDEDGNKTIEFKNGLGQIVLVRKTLSSEYADTYYIYNEYNQLTFVIPPLLSKIQNWSATDQEHLAYEYRYDSLNRLVEKKLPGKGWEHMVYDKADRLIFTQDAVMRPTGKWLFTKYDKFGRAIITGLVPGGSRAEMQNMIGNIIITESRDATGFSKNGMQIQYSNNYFPHFEKIMTVSYYDTYPNYDFNPTFPTSIFGKPVLKDNILTNEKNTQGFPVMDLVKNIENDSWSKKYTYYDEKGRIISTHSINHLGGYTQSSYELDFAGTVKQSLIKHTRLKTGPENTIREVFTYDHQNRVLTHTHQLNNSAIEYLSQNKYNELSQLESKKIGGASTDSPLQQIDYKYNIRGWMTHINDPANLNGKLFGYSIKYQNPEFSTSGSAKFNGNITEIDWKTANDGIFKRYNYEYDSLNRLLKGTYSEPGSTLVQNGYFNEEMTYDLNGNISTLKRYTKPSSGTTAELIDNLKYHYQNNNLSNKLDLVTVANGAPDNPSGYYAQGNKMLYDENGSIKEMKDKGRGNIEYNFLNLPNLYDGEGYDYAKYLYTGTGIKVKKTEWFVFGNKTTETDYLDGFQYINTALSFVPTSEGYYDFEKGKYVYNYTDHLGNIRLSYTKKTGNSGIDIIDENNYYPLGYKYHGYNNVSDYSSYRYEYNGKEYQNYAAAYDYGARFYMPDLGRWGVVDPLAEKMRRHSPYNYAFNNPINFIDPDGREGLGWGLKDNVWSWDANLTAQNYQQEGFTEFKEDGSVIDNTPIQGQEAGNTGQTYLGFNGQASYMPADSNGSAGLLGLSNWFRDAISGTTSAMASQLAGGWDSNFTRSFTGDFLNVGVGFSGIAFGGAGTSWELNWVLHGPEASFYPAITTTTSVGGGYNVDATFNVGNVNYTGPASEITRSMLVTNTAKGDIPTAWGSASLSAGGNIGVTGAVTKMSDGNYLIGGQVNVGLGLPLGPVPFNGSGGVSNTYLIHDFK
- a CDS encoding DUF5977 domain-containing protein; the protein is MSIKKIGWAVILLSAGLSAQISGPFANNTMFLSPEVSAFQKYNLHDINLYTGKINLTIPIYEIKTGNISIPVAISYNSGGIKIDDIASNVGLGWSLSAGGSTIRTIKDMEDNNIINSMGNGGRVIAELGYLASPTDVLPPNSTQNEIYTSSAKIDASPDLFTAIAPGISAKFYLSNLNRGNPHDFENNVSTYHINFIDGSAAKGNTVTKKRLTNILPANGFTKSEVLGIFENTQLPWGTFPMDYEKFELTNAQGTKYTFDSPDVYETVPSYISSSDLVRMTEGPDGISLIKKNFALVKAKAMGQYKERVSAWNLTKIEDPTSNRNVLFTYQKYNKPDIMKMRTSVNTVLMDDAPPFGGSSSSTSQLCGYGFVQNYLVPRDGIVLPDECLVKNSFMYSKYPQTNRIEQIQWDNGSVKFHYDLNRQDAVNEKALTKIEVIVNNKLINTYIFNYSYFTSKENCDGWECKRLKLDNIDIMGAEETQAKRYYTFEYDYTHPLPKVNSLQQDFLGYYNNHGVELPPIDMHIHPQIQKSPTLYFERGKQEYSITPFSGGQTIPGDYSLEANEYSLTGLLKKVINPLGGFTEFEYENHDFKHSILGKQKAGGARIKTQIINDGIKERHIYYEYKDKYGNSSGNLAGMPVYGFPIGYDPGKGLFNPNTSFAVYSSSKGNIELTDNSYIGYTRVVVKEEGKGFKENIFSYHEYEKPVRTNGNPGDRCGTYLHNSSAFGNINPINRDILNGKILEEKTFNEEGNLIKESLYNYKNDIFQEITIPFQNNIFHPVGGPAIFDNSFEPRLSSTTTFKYNNKLRIERNVLVERVDKEYFGNTVLETKNNITYDDIFPFIKKNKVTYSDTSSKETIHTYPFEVNNQLLIKANMLSTPLITVNYLNKNGVTKKISHKENIFNKNAGTSNLILPTSTTSYNLDNLPRTDISYDKYDDKGNLLQYTTADNISSVIIWGYKQSLPLVKIDGATYQQVMQKFGLDAGSNQSYLDLDIVKKSDLDVDVSSEENLKTALKNFRTVLKQPDSQIATYTHNPGIGITSISKQNNMEEKYKYTKDNKLWQIIGNDEKLQKEFEYNSTPQRPQTIFYNRKQEKNFTRNNCPVGYYPGDYNYIVPARSFSSSISLAHANQLALNDIQSNGQNKANMIATCQLMACSFEPNSSFHQVSALVQKVSDTKVKARITIPVAANSGLTWQHGQESLGQIVGKIGGSCKLLTMSNVLGVSENGRFWAVVLAKNGSVFINLKSGTVNPSDIINLDFQYDINDQNAL